The Alphaproteobacteria bacterium SS10 genome includes a region encoding these proteins:
- the nqrM gene encoding (Na+)-NQR maturation NqrM, whose protein sequence is MTTFILAFCLLLLVVTGMAIGAILMGKTIQGSCGGLNAVAGADKCLVCKKPIDPDSPLRERLNCPRAKQRAEA, encoded by the coding sequence TTTTGCCTGCTTCTGCTGGTCGTCACCGGCATGGCAATCGGGGCAATTTTGATGGGCAAAACCATCCAGGGCAGCTGTGGTGGCCTAAATGCGGTTGCTGGTGCCGATAAATGCCTGGTGTGTAAAAAGCCGATTGATCCGGATAGCCCACTTCGCGAGCGCCTGAACTGCCCGCGCGCAAAACAACGCGCAGAAGCCTAA